A region of Dermochelys coriacea isolate rDerCor1 chromosome 1, rDerCor1.pri.v4, whole genome shotgun sequence DNA encodes the following proteins:
- the TMEM45A gene encoding transmembrane protein 45A, which translates to MGNFKGHALPGSFFLLFGFWWSVKYPLKHVCRKNKNACYLGSRAGFQRLEFIEGIVKAVFALIGMLAEQFVPDGPHLKLYNYEEKHWDHLMNWQHATMYLFYSISGLVDIVAHGTNALPVALDRMMLSLAVFIEGFLFYYHIHGRAMLDFHVHQLLLVAIFGAAFCIFLEVFFRGSIVLEMLRTSLCILQGSWLWQIGFVLYPPNGRLEWNQMDHNNMMFLTMCYCWHYAFAFLILAVNYTIVSWVVRSKIKQAQSVEMGLLKTSERDQESEDEI; encoded by the exons ATGGGCAATTTCAAAGGTCATGCTCTGCCTGGgagttttttcctcctctttggcTTTTGGTGGTCAGTGAAGTACCCACTAAAGCATGTCTGTCGAAAGAACAAGAATGCTTGTTACCTTGGTTCCAGGGCAGGATTTCAGCGCTTGGAATTTATTGAGGGGATCGTCAAAGCAGTATTTGCCCTGATTG GTATGCTAGCTGAGCAGTTTGTTCCTGATGGGCCTCATCTGAAGTTGTATAATTATGAGGAAAAACACTGGGATCACTTGATGAACTGGCAGCATGCCACCATGTATCTCTTCTACAGCATCTCAGGGCTTGTTGACATTGTGGCTCATGGCACCAATGCATTGCCAGTGGCCTTGGATAGGATGATGCTTTCATTAGCAGTTTTCATTGAAG GTTTTCTCTTTTATTACCACATACATGGGCGAGCCATGCTGGATTTTCATGTTCATCAGTTACTTTTAGTGGCTATCTTTGGAGCAGCCTTTTGCATATTTCTGGAAGTCTTCTTCCGCGGCAGCATTGTCCTTGAGATGCTCCGGACAAGTCTTTGCATTCTGCAAGGTAGCTGGCTCTGGCAG aTTGGTTTTGTACTTTATCCTCCAAATGGGAGACTGGAATGGAACCAAATGGATCACAATAATATGATGTTCTTGACAATGTGCTATTGCTGGCATTATGCCTTTGCTTTTCTTATACTTGCAGTGAATTACACTATTGTCAGCTG GGTAGTTCGTTCAAAGATTAAACAGGCCCAGTCCGTGGAGATGGGATTACTGAAAACATCTGAACGAGATCAGGAATCAGAAGATGAAATCTAG